From Juglans regia cultivar Chandler chromosome 6, Walnut 2.0, whole genome shotgun sequence, the proteins below share one genomic window:
- the LOC109020430 gene encoding disease resistance protein RPV1-like isoform X3 yields the protein MASLTTQTSPSSSTHEWGVFLSFHGRDTRQRITAHLYKALEQRSISTFRDDKELERGRYISPELLNAIENSMYAVVVLSPYYAFSRWCLTELTKIVECMEKKGLILLPVFYQVDPFDVRNQKGTFTEAFVKHENDPKIVGDDLQSWKSALSKVGNISGWDLRDRDESTVIEEIVGEILAKLNSTFSTVSKKLVGIDSRLEKLMNLYLNIRQDDVRFLGIWGMGGIGKTTLARAVYDKISRQFKVSSFIANVRETSTRGAIVDLQKQLLSDLFKDKSSDIKDVDRGKNKIRHGLRHRRPVLVVVDDVDQSQQLEALAIERDWFGGGSVIIITTRDKHLLIERGLAEDEIYRAKEFDDDEALQLFSWKAFKKDLPLEGFVELSKQIIHYANGLPLAIEVLGRFLCRQNVEFWESALRCLSKNPKKEIVDTLKISFDGLEENEQKIFLDIACYFKGEKYIDRVKSILESCDYHPSSGIEILINKSLITISRGKLWMHDLLQEMGHEIVHRQSQGDPGRQSRLWHTNDIIRVLENNSGTNWIEGIVLNSPLQEELHLNSGVFLEMKNLRLLKIIGNVHLSQGLCYLSTELRVMEWHGYALKSLPMGFPPDKLVELNMRCSHIQQLWQGTKSLYKLEHVDLSDSRYLVETPDFTNAPNLKRLILQGCKKLVDAGSAIEKSTRKPRRLKNGQGDLLKEIRTIKADIDVAARGLGIPMYFQNQSMGSSITIQLHPDLDDSRKWLAYALYFFYEINDLESWESTRFTRLDCEQLVFHFVTDEAPFKALLKFDTLRKFPNTIDTPAGHWIFVPHMWFDEKSKEVDTWSYIEVSITTGNPFTKVEKCGAQLVYEQNLHEFMHAVLLHPHFTNTNSIMILAN from the exons ACTATGCTTTTTCAAGGTGGTGCTTAACCGAACTCACCAAGATCGTTGAATGCATGGAAAAGAAGGGGTTGATACTTTTGCCAGTTTTCTATCAAGTGGATCCCTTTGACGTGAGAAATCAAAAAGGTACTTTTACAGAAGCTTTTGTTAAACATGAAAACGATCCCAAAATTGTCGGAGATGATCTGCAATCATGGAAATCTGCTTTGAGCAAAGTGGGCAATATCTCCGGATGGGATTTACGCGATAG AGATGAGTCAACAGTTATTGAAGAGATCGTAGGAGAGATACTTGCTAAATTAAATTCTACATTCTCGACTGTTTCCAAGAAGCTTGTTGGAATAGACTCTCGTCTAgagaaattgatgaatttatatttaaatattaggcAGGATGATGTTCGCTTTCTAGGTATATGGGGGATGGGTGGTATTGGGAAGACCACTCTTGCACGTGCTGTTTATGACAAAATTTCTAGACAATTTAAAGTTAGTAGCTTTATTGCCAATGTTAGAGAAACAAGTACTCGAGGTGCTATTGTtgatttacaaaaacaacttctttCCGATCTCTTCAAGGATAAGAGTAGCGACATAAAGGATGTCGACAGAGGAAAGAACAAAATTAGACACGGACTACGTCATAGAAGGCCGGTTCTTGTTGTTGTGGATGATGTGGATCAAAGCCAACAATTAGAAGCATTAGCAATTGAGCGTGATTGGTTTGGTGGAGGGAGTGTAATCATTATAACAACAAGAGATAAGCATCTGTTGATAGAACGTGGATTGGCTGAGGATGAAATATATAGGGCTAAAGAATTCGATGATGATGAAGCTCTCCAACTCTTTAGCTGGAAAGCCTTCAAGAAAGACCTCCCTCTAGAAGGTTTTGTGGAGCTTTCCAAGCAGATTATACATTATGCTAATGGCCTTCCTTTAGCTATTGAAGTTTTGGGTCGATTTTTATGTCGGCAAAATGTAGAATTTTGGGAAAGTGCTTTGAGATGTCTAAGTAAAAACCCCAAGAAAGAAATCGTGGATACACTAAAAATAAGTTTCGATGGACTCGAGGAGAACGAGCAAAAAATTTTTCTAGATATTGCTTGTTACTTCAAAGGGGAGAAGTATATCGACCGTGTCAAGAGCATACTAGAAAGTTGTGATTATCACCCAAGCAGTGGTATAGAGATTCTAATCAATAAGTCTCTCATAACAATCTCGAGAGGAAAACTGTGGATGCATGATCTACTCCAAGAAATGGGTCATGAAATTGTTCATCGCCAATCTCAAGGAGATCCTGGCAGACAGAGTAGGTTGTGGCATACTAATGACATCATTCGTGTACTGGAGAACAATAGT GGAACAAACTGGATCGAAGGCATAGTCCTAAACTCTCCTCTACAAGAAGAACTACACTTGAATTCTGGCGTCTTCTTGGAGATGAAGAACTTAAGATTGCTCAAGATCATAGGTAATGTGCACCTTTCTCAAGGCCTTTGCTATCTTTCTACAGAGTTGCGGGTTATGGAGTGGCATGGATATGCTTTAAAATCTTTGCCAATGGGTTTCCCACCTGATAAACTCGTTGAACTCAATATGCGTTGCAGCCACATTCAGCAACTGTGGCAGGGAACTAAG AGTTTATACAAGCTAGAGCATGTTGACCTTAGTGACTCTCGGTACTTGGTGGAGACCCCGGACTTCACTAATGCCCCAAATCTTAAGAGGCTGATTCTTCAAGGCTGTAAAAAATTGG TAGATGCTGGATCAGCTATTGAAAAGAGTACCCGTAAGCCACGTCGATTGAAAAATGGACAAGGTGACCTGTTGAAAGAAATTAGAACCATTAAG GCAGACATTGATGTTGCGGCCAGAGGATTAGGAATTCCAATGTATTTCCAGAATCAGAGTATGGGTTCCTCGATTACAATCCAGTTGCATCCGGATTTGGATGACAGTAGAAAGTGGTTGGCATatgctctttattttttctatgaaATCAATGACCTTGAAAGTTGGGAGTCGACACGTTTTACGCGGTTAGATTGTGAGCAGCTTGTGTTTCATTTTGTTACCGATGAAGCTCCTTTCAAAGCCCTCCTAAAATTCGATACACTCCGAAAATTCCCCAATACTATTGATACGCCAGCAGGACATTGGATATTTGTACCACACATGTGGTTTGATGAAAAGTCAAAAGAGGTGGATACATGGAGTTACATTGAGGTTTCAATTACGACTGGCAATCCATTCACGAAGGTGGAAAAGTGCGGGGCTCAACTAGTATACGAGCAAAATCTTCACGAGTTTATGCATGCAGTTTTATTGCATCCTCATTTTACGAATACAAATTCAATTATGATTTTGGCTAATtga
- the LOC109020430 gene encoding TMV resistance protein N-like isoform X1 gives MASLTTQTSPSSSTHEWGVFLSFHGRDTRQRITAHLYKALEQRSISTFRDDKELERGRYISPELLNAIENSMYAVVVLSPYYAFSRWCLTELTKIVECMEKKGLILLPVFYQVDPFDVRNQKGTFTEAFVKHENDPKIVGDDLQSWKSALSKVGNISGWDLRDRDESTVIEEIVGEILAKLNSTFSTVSKKLVGIDSRLEKLMNLYLNIRQDDVRFLGIWGMGGIGKTTLARAVYDKISRQFKVSSFIANVRETSTRGAIVDLQKQLLSDLFKDKSSDIKDVDRGKNKIRHGLRHRRPVLVVVDDVDQSQQLEALAIERDWFGGGSVIIITTRDKHLLIERGLAEDEIYRAKEFDDDEALQLFSWKAFKKDLPLEGFVELSKQIIHYANGLPLAIEVLGRFLCRQNVEFWESALRCLSKNPKKEIVDTLKISFDGLEENEQKIFLDIACYFKGEKYIDRVKSILESCDYHPSSGIEILINKSLITISRGKLWMHDLLQEMGHEIVHRQSQGDPGRQSRLWHTNDIIRVLENNSGTNWIEGIVLNSPLQEELHLNSGVFLEMKNLRLLKIIGNVHLSQGLCYLSTELRVMEWHGYALKSLPMGFPPDKLVELNMRCSHIQQLWQGTKSLYKLEHVDLSDSRYLVETPDFTNAPNLKRLILQGCKKLGNLHSSVGALKRLIFLNLKGCTSLTSLPYNISWDSLEILILSGCTRLWKFPETMGNMNHLRQLSLDGIAFVELPSSIGHLTGLAYLSLRGCKSLLSLPSAICGLTSLKTLDLSGCSQLEEMPEGLGNLEHLEELDISETTIRQFPSSITRLQNLKMLSFHGCSGLPPTSLFKRFVTWFWGNPDTSLVLPTSLSSTPCNLNKLDLSYCHLMDGAVPDDLSGLSSLQFLNLSGNDFTLLPKSISQLSKLSFIYLRRCSQLRSLPELPSIIVYGNAQDCLSLKVRSIDIDILAVDAGSAIEKSTRKPRRLKNGQGDLLKEIRTIKADIDVAARGLGIPMYFQNQSMGSSITIQLHPDLDDSRKWLAYALYFFYEINDLESWESTRFTRLDCEQLVFHFVTDEAPFKALLKFDTLRKFPNTIDTPAGHWIFVPHMWFDEKSKEVDTWSYIEVSITTGNPFTKVEKCGAQLVYEQNLHEFMHAVLLHPHFTNTNSIMILAN, from the exons ACTATGCTTTTTCAAGGTGGTGCTTAACCGAACTCACCAAGATCGTTGAATGCATGGAAAAGAAGGGGTTGATACTTTTGCCAGTTTTCTATCAAGTGGATCCCTTTGACGTGAGAAATCAAAAAGGTACTTTTACAGAAGCTTTTGTTAAACATGAAAACGATCCCAAAATTGTCGGAGATGATCTGCAATCATGGAAATCTGCTTTGAGCAAAGTGGGCAATATCTCCGGATGGGATTTACGCGATAG AGATGAGTCAACAGTTATTGAAGAGATCGTAGGAGAGATACTTGCTAAATTAAATTCTACATTCTCGACTGTTTCCAAGAAGCTTGTTGGAATAGACTCTCGTCTAgagaaattgatgaatttatatttaaatattaggcAGGATGATGTTCGCTTTCTAGGTATATGGGGGATGGGTGGTATTGGGAAGACCACTCTTGCACGTGCTGTTTATGACAAAATTTCTAGACAATTTAAAGTTAGTAGCTTTATTGCCAATGTTAGAGAAACAAGTACTCGAGGTGCTATTGTtgatttacaaaaacaacttctttCCGATCTCTTCAAGGATAAGAGTAGCGACATAAAGGATGTCGACAGAGGAAAGAACAAAATTAGACACGGACTACGTCATAGAAGGCCGGTTCTTGTTGTTGTGGATGATGTGGATCAAAGCCAACAATTAGAAGCATTAGCAATTGAGCGTGATTGGTTTGGTGGAGGGAGTGTAATCATTATAACAACAAGAGATAAGCATCTGTTGATAGAACGTGGATTGGCTGAGGATGAAATATATAGGGCTAAAGAATTCGATGATGATGAAGCTCTCCAACTCTTTAGCTGGAAAGCCTTCAAGAAAGACCTCCCTCTAGAAGGTTTTGTGGAGCTTTCCAAGCAGATTATACATTATGCTAATGGCCTTCCTTTAGCTATTGAAGTTTTGGGTCGATTTTTATGTCGGCAAAATGTAGAATTTTGGGAAAGTGCTTTGAGATGTCTAAGTAAAAACCCCAAGAAAGAAATCGTGGATACACTAAAAATAAGTTTCGATGGACTCGAGGAGAACGAGCAAAAAATTTTTCTAGATATTGCTTGTTACTTCAAAGGGGAGAAGTATATCGACCGTGTCAAGAGCATACTAGAAAGTTGTGATTATCACCCAAGCAGTGGTATAGAGATTCTAATCAATAAGTCTCTCATAACAATCTCGAGAGGAAAACTGTGGATGCATGATCTACTCCAAGAAATGGGTCATGAAATTGTTCATCGCCAATCTCAAGGAGATCCTGGCAGACAGAGTAGGTTGTGGCATACTAATGACATCATTCGTGTACTGGAGAACAATAGT GGAACAAACTGGATCGAAGGCATAGTCCTAAACTCTCCTCTACAAGAAGAACTACACTTGAATTCTGGCGTCTTCTTGGAGATGAAGAACTTAAGATTGCTCAAGATCATAGGTAATGTGCACCTTTCTCAAGGCCTTTGCTATCTTTCTACAGAGTTGCGGGTTATGGAGTGGCATGGATATGCTTTAAAATCTTTGCCAATGGGTTTCCCACCTGATAAACTCGTTGAACTCAATATGCGTTGCAGCCACATTCAGCAACTGTGGCAGGGAACTAAG AGTTTATACAAGCTAGAGCATGTTGACCTTAGTGACTCTCGGTACTTGGTGGAGACCCCGGACTTCACTAATGCCCCAAATCTTAAGAGGCTGATTCTTCAAGGCTGTAAAAAATTGGGTAATCTTCACTCATCGGTTGGAGCTCTTAAACGccttatttttctgaatttgaaaGGTTGCACATCTCTTACTAGCCTTCCCTATAACATTAGCTGGGATTCCCTAGAAATTTTGATTCTTTCCGGCTGTACGAGACTCTGGAAGTTTCCAGAAACAATGGGAAATATGAATCATTTGAGGCAACTTAGTTTGGATGGGATTGCATTTGTAGAACTTCCATCATCAATTGGGCATTTAACTGGCCTTGCTTATTTGAGTTTGAGAGGCTGCAAAAGCCTCTTGAGTCTTCCAAGTGCTATTTGTGGTTTGACATCTCTTAAAACTCTCGATCTCTCTGGTTGTTCACAACTTGAGGAAATGCCCGAGGGACTAGGGAATTTGGAACATTTGGAGGAGCTCGATATAAGTGAAACCACTATAAGGCAATTTCCATCCTCCATTACACGTCTACAAAATCTTAAAATGTTGTCCTTCCATGGGTGTTCAGGTCTGCCACCTACGTCGTTGTTCAAACGATTTGTAACTTGGTTTTGGGGGAACCCCGACACTAGCTTGGTGTTGCCTACTTCGTTGTCAAGTACTCCATGCAACTTGAATAAATTAGATTTGAGTTACTGCCATTTAATGGATGGAGCAGTTCCCGATGACTTGAGTGGCTTGTCATCACTGCAATTTCTAAATCTAAGTGGAAACGATTTCACGCTCTTACCTAAAAGCATCTCTCAACTTTCGAAGCTTTCTTTCATTTACTTGAGACGCTGTAGCCAGCTTCGATCATTGCCAGAACTTCCGTCAATTATAGTATATGGTAATGCTCAAGATTGTCTCTCATTGAAAGTACGTTCTATTGACATTGATATATTGGCAGTAGATGCTGGATCAGCTATTGAAAAGAGTACCCGTAAGCCACGTCGATTGAAAAATGGACAAGGTGACCTGTTGAAAGAAATTAGAACCATTAAG GCAGACATTGATGTTGCGGCCAGAGGATTAGGAATTCCAATGTATTTCCAGAATCAGAGTATGGGTTCCTCGATTACAATCCAGTTGCATCCGGATTTGGATGACAGTAGAAAGTGGTTGGCATatgctctttattttttctatgaaATCAATGACCTTGAAAGTTGGGAGTCGACACGTTTTACGCGGTTAGATTGTGAGCAGCTTGTGTTTCATTTTGTTACCGATGAAGCTCCTTTCAAAGCCCTCCTAAAATTCGATACACTCCGAAAATTCCCCAATACTATTGATACGCCAGCAGGACATTGGATATTTGTACCACACATGTGGTTTGATGAAAAGTCAAAAGAGGTGGATACATGGAGTTACATTGAGGTTTCAATTACGACTGGCAATCCATTCACGAAGGTGGAAAAGTGCGGGGCTCAACTAGTATACGAGCAAAATCTTCACGAGTTTATGCATGCAGTTTTATTGCATCCTCATTTTACGAATACAAATTCAATTATGATTTTGGCTAATtga
- the LOC109020430 gene encoding disease resistance protein RPV1-like isoform X4: MASLTTQTSPSSSTHEWGVFLSFHGRDTRQRITAHLYKALEQRSISTFRDDKELERGRYISPELLNAIENSMYAVVVLSPYYAFSRWCLTELTKIVECMEKKGLILLPVFYQVDPFDVRNQKGTFTEAFVKHENDPKIVGDDLQSWKSALSKVGNISGWDLRDRDESTVIEEIVGEILAKLNSTFSTVSKKLVGIDSRLEKLMNLYLNIRQDDVRFLGIWGMGGIGKTTLARAVYDKISRQFKVSSFIANVRETSTRGAIVDLQKQLLSDLFKDKSSDIKDVDRGKNKIRHGLRHRRPVLVVVDDVDQSQQLEALAIERDWFGGGSVIIITTRDKHLLIERGLAEDEIYRAKEFDDDEALQLFSWKAFKKDLPLEGFVELSKQIIHYANGLPLAIEVLGRFLCRQNVEFWESALRCLSKNPKKEIVDTLKISFDGLEENEQKIFLDIACYFKGEKYIDRVKSILESCDYHPSSGIEILINKSLITISRGKLWMHDLLQEMGHEIVHRQSQGDPGRQSRLWHTNDIIRVLENNSGTNWIEGIVLNSPLQEELHLNSGVFLEMKNLRLLKIIGNVHLSQGLCYLSTELRVMEWHGYALKSLPMGFPPDKLVELNMRCSHIQQLWQGTKSLYKLEHVDLSDSRYLVETPDFTNAPNLKRLILQGCKKLDAGSAIEKSTRKPRRLKNGQGDLLKEIRTIKADIDVAARGLGIPMYFQNQSMGSSITIQLHPDLDDSRKWLAYALYFFYEINDLESWESTRFTRLDCEQLVFHFVTDEAPFKALLKFDTLRKFPNTIDTPAGHWIFVPHMWFDEKSKEVDTWSYIEVSITTGNPFTKVEKCGAQLVYEQNLHEFMHAVLLHPHFTNTNSIMILAN; the protein is encoded by the exons ACTATGCTTTTTCAAGGTGGTGCTTAACCGAACTCACCAAGATCGTTGAATGCATGGAAAAGAAGGGGTTGATACTTTTGCCAGTTTTCTATCAAGTGGATCCCTTTGACGTGAGAAATCAAAAAGGTACTTTTACAGAAGCTTTTGTTAAACATGAAAACGATCCCAAAATTGTCGGAGATGATCTGCAATCATGGAAATCTGCTTTGAGCAAAGTGGGCAATATCTCCGGATGGGATTTACGCGATAG AGATGAGTCAACAGTTATTGAAGAGATCGTAGGAGAGATACTTGCTAAATTAAATTCTACATTCTCGACTGTTTCCAAGAAGCTTGTTGGAATAGACTCTCGTCTAgagaaattgatgaatttatatttaaatattaggcAGGATGATGTTCGCTTTCTAGGTATATGGGGGATGGGTGGTATTGGGAAGACCACTCTTGCACGTGCTGTTTATGACAAAATTTCTAGACAATTTAAAGTTAGTAGCTTTATTGCCAATGTTAGAGAAACAAGTACTCGAGGTGCTATTGTtgatttacaaaaacaacttctttCCGATCTCTTCAAGGATAAGAGTAGCGACATAAAGGATGTCGACAGAGGAAAGAACAAAATTAGACACGGACTACGTCATAGAAGGCCGGTTCTTGTTGTTGTGGATGATGTGGATCAAAGCCAACAATTAGAAGCATTAGCAATTGAGCGTGATTGGTTTGGTGGAGGGAGTGTAATCATTATAACAACAAGAGATAAGCATCTGTTGATAGAACGTGGATTGGCTGAGGATGAAATATATAGGGCTAAAGAATTCGATGATGATGAAGCTCTCCAACTCTTTAGCTGGAAAGCCTTCAAGAAAGACCTCCCTCTAGAAGGTTTTGTGGAGCTTTCCAAGCAGATTATACATTATGCTAATGGCCTTCCTTTAGCTATTGAAGTTTTGGGTCGATTTTTATGTCGGCAAAATGTAGAATTTTGGGAAAGTGCTTTGAGATGTCTAAGTAAAAACCCCAAGAAAGAAATCGTGGATACACTAAAAATAAGTTTCGATGGACTCGAGGAGAACGAGCAAAAAATTTTTCTAGATATTGCTTGTTACTTCAAAGGGGAGAAGTATATCGACCGTGTCAAGAGCATACTAGAAAGTTGTGATTATCACCCAAGCAGTGGTATAGAGATTCTAATCAATAAGTCTCTCATAACAATCTCGAGAGGAAAACTGTGGATGCATGATCTACTCCAAGAAATGGGTCATGAAATTGTTCATCGCCAATCTCAAGGAGATCCTGGCAGACAGAGTAGGTTGTGGCATACTAATGACATCATTCGTGTACTGGAGAACAATAGT GGAACAAACTGGATCGAAGGCATAGTCCTAAACTCTCCTCTACAAGAAGAACTACACTTGAATTCTGGCGTCTTCTTGGAGATGAAGAACTTAAGATTGCTCAAGATCATAGGTAATGTGCACCTTTCTCAAGGCCTTTGCTATCTTTCTACAGAGTTGCGGGTTATGGAGTGGCATGGATATGCTTTAAAATCTTTGCCAATGGGTTTCCCACCTGATAAACTCGTTGAACTCAATATGCGTTGCAGCCACATTCAGCAACTGTGGCAGGGAACTAAG AGTTTATACAAGCTAGAGCATGTTGACCTTAGTGACTCTCGGTACTTGGTGGAGACCCCGGACTTCACTAATGCCCCAAATCTTAAGAGGCTGATTCTTCAAGGCTGTAAAAAATTGG ATGCTGGATCAGCTATTGAAAAGAGTACCCGTAAGCCACGTCGATTGAAAAATGGACAAGGTGACCTGTTGAAAGAAATTAGAACCATTAAG GCAGACATTGATGTTGCGGCCAGAGGATTAGGAATTCCAATGTATTTCCAGAATCAGAGTATGGGTTCCTCGATTACAATCCAGTTGCATCCGGATTTGGATGACAGTAGAAAGTGGTTGGCATatgctctttattttttctatgaaATCAATGACCTTGAAAGTTGGGAGTCGACACGTTTTACGCGGTTAGATTGTGAGCAGCTTGTGTTTCATTTTGTTACCGATGAAGCTCCTTTCAAAGCCCTCCTAAAATTCGATACACTCCGAAAATTCCCCAATACTATTGATACGCCAGCAGGACATTGGATATTTGTACCACACATGTGGTTTGATGAAAAGTCAAAAGAGGTGGATACATGGAGTTACATTGAGGTTTCAATTACGACTGGCAATCCATTCACGAAGGTGGAAAAGTGCGGGGCTCAACTAGTATACGAGCAAAATCTTCACGAGTTTATGCATGCAGTTTTATTGCATCCTCATTTTACGAATACAAATTCAATTATGATTTTGGCTAATtga
- the LOC109020430 gene encoding TMV resistance protein N-like isoform X2, translating into MASLTTQTSPSSSTHEWGVFLSFHGRDTRQRITAHLYKALEQRSISTFRDDKELERGRYISPELLNAIENSMYAVVVLSPYYAFSRWCLTELTKIVECMEKKGLILLPVFYQVDPFDVRNQKGTFTEAFVKHENDPKIVGDDLQSWKSALSKVGNISGWDLRDRDESTVIEEIVGEILAKLNSTFSTVSKKLVGIDSRLEKLMNLYLNIRQDDVRFLGIWGMGGIGKTTLARAVYDKISRQFKVSSFIANVRETSTRGAIVDLQKQLLSDLFKDKSSDIKDVDRGKNKIRHGLRHRRPVLVVVDDVDQSQQLEALAIERDWFGGGSVIIITTRDKHLLIERGLAEDEIYRAKEFDDDEALQLFSWKAFKKDLPLEGFVELSKQIIHYANGLPLAIEVLGRFLCRQNVEFWESALRCLSKNPKKEIVDTLKISFDGLEENEQKIFLDIACYFKGEKYIDRVKSILESCDYHPSSGIEILINKSLITISRGKLWMHDLLQEMGHEIVHRQSQGDPGRQSRLWHTNDIIRVLENNSGTNWIEGIVLNSPLQEELHLNSGVFLEMKNLRLLKIIGNVHLSQGLCYLSTELRVMEWHGYALKSLPMGFPPDKLVELNMRCSHIQQLWQGTKSLYKLEHVDLSDSRYLVETPDFTNAPNLKRLILQGCKKLGNLHSSVGALKRLIFLNLKGCTSLTSLPYNISWDSLEILILSGCTRLWKFPETMGNMNHLRQLSLDGIAFVELPSSIGHLTGLAYLSLRGCKSLLSLPSAICGLTSLKTLDLSGCSQLEEMPEGLGNLEHLEELDISETTIRQFPSSITRLQNLKMLSFHGCSGLPPTSLFKRFVTWFWGNPDTSLVLPTSLSSTPCNLNKLDLSYCHLMDGAVPDDLSGLSSLQFLNLSGNDFTLLPKSISQLSKLSFIYLRRCSQLRSLPELPSIIVYGNAQDCLSLKVRSIDIDILAVDAGSAIEKSTRKPRRLKNGQGDLLKEIRTIKTLMLRPED; encoded by the exons ACTATGCTTTTTCAAGGTGGTGCTTAACCGAACTCACCAAGATCGTTGAATGCATGGAAAAGAAGGGGTTGATACTTTTGCCAGTTTTCTATCAAGTGGATCCCTTTGACGTGAGAAATCAAAAAGGTACTTTTACAGAAGCTTTTGTTAAACATGAAAACGATCCCAAAATTGTCGGAGATGATCTGCAATCATGGAAATCTGCTTTGAGCAAAGTGGGCAATATCTCCGGATGGGATTTACGCGATAG AGATGAGTCAACAGTTATTGAAGAGATCGTAGGAGAGATACTTGCTAAATTAAATTCTACATTCTCGACTGTTTCCAAGAAGCTTGTTGGAATAGACTCTCGTCTAgagaaattgatgaatttatatttaaatattaggcAGGATGATGTTCGCTTTCTAGGTATATGGGGGATGGGTGGTATTGGGAAGACCACTCTTGCACGTGCTGTTTATGACAAAATTTCTAGACAATTTAAAGTTAGTAGCTTTATTGCCAATGTTAGAGAAACAAGTACTCGAGGTGCTATTGTtgatttacaaaaacaacttctttCCGATCTCTTCAAGGATAAGAGTAGCGACATAAAGGATGTCGACAGAGGAAAGAACAAAATTAGACACGGACTACGTCATAGAAGGCCGGTTCTTGTTGTTGTGGATGATGTGGATCAAAGCCAACAATTAGAAGCATTAGCAATTGAGCGTGATTGGTTTGGTGGAGGGAGTGTAATCATTATAACAACAAGAGATAAGCATCTGTTGATAGAACGTGGATTGGCTGAGGATGAAATATATAGGGCTAAAGAATTCGATGATGATGAAGCTCTCCAACTCTTTAGCTGGAAAGCCTTCAAGAAAGACCTCCCTCTAGAAGGTTTTGTGGAGCTTTCCAAGCAGATTATACATTATGCTAATGGCCTTCCTTTAGCTATTGAAGTTTTGGGTCGATTTTTATGTCGGCAAAATGTAGAATTTTGGGAAAGTGCTTTGAGATGTCTAAGTAAAAACCCCAAGAAAGAAATCGTGGATACACTAAAAATAAGTTTCGATGGACTCGAGGAGAACGAGCAAAAAATTTTTCTAGATATTGCTTGTTACTTCAAAGGGGAGAAGTATATCGACCGTGTCAAGAGCATACTAGAAAGTTGTGATTATCACCCAAGCAGTGGTATAGAGATTCTAATCAATAAGTCTCTCATAACAATCTCGAGAGGAAAACTGTGGATGCATGATCTACTCCAAGAAATGGGTCATGAAATTGTTCATCGCCAATCTCAAGGAGATCCTGGCAGACAGAGTAGGTTGTGGCATACTAATGACATCATTCGTGTACTGGAGAACAATAGT GGAACAAACTGGATCGAAGGCATAGTCCTAAACTCTCCTCTACAAGAAGAACTACACTTGAATTCTGGCGTCTTCTTGGAGATGAAGAACTTAAGATTGCTCAAGATCATAGGTAATGTGCACCTTTCTCAAGGCCTTTGCTATCTTTCTACAGAGTTGCGGGTTATGGAGTGGCATGGATATGCTTTAAAATCTTTGCCAATGGGTTTCCCACCTGATAAACTCGTTGAACTCAATATGCGTTGCAGCCACATTCAGCAACTGTGGCAGGGAACTAAG AGTTTATACAAGCTAGAGCATGTTGACCTTAGTGACTCTCGGTACTTGGTGGAGACCCCGGACTTCACTAATGCCCCAAATCTTAAGAGGCTGATTCTTCAAGGCTGTAAAAAATTGGGTAATCTTCACTCATCGGTTGGAGCTCTTAAACGccttatttttctgaatttgaaaGGTTGCACATCTCTTACTAGCCTTCCCTATAACATTAGCTGGGATTCCCTAGAAATTTTGATTCTTTCCGGCTGTACGAGACTCTGGAAGTTTCCAGAAACAATGGGAAATATGAATCATTTGAGGCAACTTAGTTTGGATGGGATTGCATTTGTAGAACTTCCATCATCAATTGGGCATTTAACTGGCCTTGCTTATTTGAGTTTGAGAGGCTGCAAAAGCCTCTTGAGTCTTCCAAGTGCTATTTGTGGTTTGACATCTCTTAAAACTCTCGATCTCTCTGGTTGTTCACAACTTGAGGAAATGCCCGAGGGACTAGGGAATTTGGAACATTTGGAGGAGCTCGATATAAGTGAAACCACTATAAGGCAATTTCCATCCTCCATTACACGTCTACAAAATCTTAAAATGTTGTCCTTCCATGGGTGTTCAGGTCTGCCACCTACGTCGTTGTTCAAACGATTTGTAACTTGGTTTTGGGGGAACCCCGACACTAGCTTGGTGTTGCCTACTTCGTTGTCAAGTACTCCATGCAACTTGAATAAATTAGATTTGAGTTACTGCCATTTAATGGATGGAGCAGTTCCCGATGACTTGAGTGGCTTGTCATCACTGCAATTTCTAAATCTAAGTGGAAACGATTTCACGCTCTTACCTAAAAGCATCTCTCAACTTTCGAAGCTTTCTTTCATTTACTTGAGACGCTGTAGCCAGCTTCGATCATTGCCAGAACTTCCGTCAATTATAGTATATGGTAATGCTCAAGATTGTCTCTCATTGAAAGTACGTTCTATTGACATTGATATATTGGCAGTAGATGCTGGATCAGCTATTGAAAAGAGTACCCGTAAGCCACGTCGATTGAAAAATGGACAAGGTGACCTGTTGAAAGAAATTAGAACCATTAAG ACATTGATGTTGCGGCCAGAGGATTAG